The Petrotoga mobilis SJ95 genomic sequence CTAAAATAGTATAATTCTTAATAATTTTGCGCACGGGTTACACCCCAATATGTTATAATTTTAATATAATTATAACATAATTTTTTTCGTATATTCTTTAGCCCAGAGACAACTTTTTTTCTAAATACTTTTATGATATAATTTTTTAGAAATTTATTGAATTATAATTAGCCATTTTAGAAACAAAATTTTGATTTTAAAAAGGGGGAGTAAAAATGCCATCCGAGTTGAAAATAGTCACATTCAACATTGGTAAAGAAAAGTTTGGCCTCGATATTATGAATGTGGATGCCGTAATTGAGTATGAAGAGACCACTAAATTACCAAATGCTTCTGACTATTTCGAAGGTGTAATAAATTATCGCAATGAAGAAGTTTTACCTATCATCAACCTGAGAAGAAAATTTAAAATGTCCGACTTTGAAGACAGATCTCACGCCAAAGTAATAGTTTTAAAAATCGATCAAAGACGTGTGGGAATAATGGTTGACGATGTAAAAAACGTAAGAAGTATCGACCCTAATTTAATAAACGAAAAACCTAATATAGGTGGAATGCGCGGAGCTGATTTTATAAGTGGCATAGCACGTTTAGAAGATGGTATGTTAGTAATATTAGATATAGATAAACTGCTAACCGAAGAAGAAAAGGTTGCAATAGACGAAGTTATTAATAATTAAACTGCTTTCAAAAAGCATAAAAAGTGGCGATATATTTATTACGCCACTTTTTTATGAAAAATTCATTCTTCATCTGCAGATGTTGGAATAACACAAATAAATTCTAAATCTTCATCTCCTGCGTTCTTCAATTGGTGCTCTATGCCTCCAGGGACGTAAACAAAACTTCCAGCTTCAACTGCATTGTATTTTTCTCCATCATAAACTTCTGCCTTACCTTTAACTATAAATATTTCATGTTCCCATCTATGAGAGTGTTTAGGAGAATATCCACCTGGTTTAACAGTGAATAACCTCATAACAAAATTAGGCGCTCCATAATTACTCTTCCCTATTAATATTCTTTTTTCAACATCTTTAGTCATTTCATTATTTATTATTAAAGGTTTAACTTCCTTTGCTTTACCTATTATTGCTTTTTCCTGCGACATATTCGATTTTTTCCTCCCTTGTATCTAAGTATTTTGTTTTTTATCTTTTTTTACTAGTTTTGGGATACTGGTCTTTATTTTTCCCAATCTGTTAACATCGCTCTCCAACGAGGCTTTATTTTGCTTTACGATTTCTTCATACACTTCTTCGCGATAAATTTTTATATCTTTAGGTGCCTCAAAACCGATTTTTATATTTCCATTATCTTGTTCAACCATAATGAGTTTTATTTTTCTATTTCCTACTTGTATTACGATGGATTCTCCTATTTTTCTAGATAATATCAACAAATCTATTCACCATCTTTTTGAACAGACAGTATAGCATTACTTCTTTCCAATTCTTCTTTCAAAAGATGTCTAATTTTGTATTCTTCATTTTCAATTAAATATTGTACACCTTTATGATTTTTTTGGGAAATAATAATTGGAGCAGCTAAATTTATAGTTATTTCATCTTCTTTTTCTGGTATAGTCAATATACTTAATATTATAGCATCTTCTGGTTTCTCTAATTCCAAGTATTCTGTTAAATCTTGAGGAAGAGCAAACTGATAATCGTTTCTTATAAGTTGAGGAAAAGTAACAGGGAAAGCTACTTTCTTATCTTCTAACGAAGCTAACCACATGATAGGATATGTATCTTCAGGTTCCAGCAAAACAAATTGTTTAAGATCTTCGAAACCAGGAATACCATACTCAAAAATTATGGTTTTTTCAGTTTCTATCTTCACACTTCCCAACTTCGTTTCATATTCTTTTATCATAATTTTGGAAAACCTCCTTATAGAAAATCTGCCAAGGTTGGGGGAATAATATTACCAGCTGCCTTTAAAGCAGCTTGTAAGACATTTTGCTGAGTTGCCAATTCCATTACTACTTGAGCCATATCCGCATCAGCTTCATTGGATAAAAATTCTGTTGAAAAACTCTTAAATTCTTCCATTCTGTTTGAAGTCATTTCTAAAACTCGTTGAGTAGCTCCAACTTCCGTAAGATTCTTTAATACATTGTTTTGTATTTCTTCAACATTTTCCATCTCACTTTGAAGTGATGTGTAATCTCCTGCTTCTATAGCATTGGACAATCTTTTTACTATGGCAAAAATTGAGGCACCATAATCAGTTACAAAAGCATCATAAACTGTTTTACCGTATTCTATATCTTGCCCACCAACGGAAATCTTCTGCCTAATATTTGCTTCTGGGGGCATTATTATTTTAAAATTACCTTCGCTATCTATTTCCACGACTTTTTGATTGTTTTTAGCTCCCCCAAACACATAGTTTCCTGAAATTTCCGTATTTGCAATAGAAACTAGTTGCGTATTTATCTTGTTAAGTTCTTCTGATATAGCTACCTTATCCTCTTTAGTTAATGTATCATTTGCTCCTCTAACTGCAAGCTCTTTAACTCTAAGATATATCGAGCTCACTTCCTGTAATGCTGTATCATACATATTCACATAATTTTGGGCTGTTTCCACATTAGTTTTATAACGTTCAATTTCCCTCAAACGACTGTCTAAATTAGAAATCCTTGTTGCAACAGCTGCATTATCTGATGGGTAACGAACTTTCTTTCCTGAAGTTAATTGAGAATTTAAATCACTATATTTCCTTAAAACATCTTGAATATCGTTAAGTGTTCTACTACTTAAAAGATTTTCAGTGATTCTCATGTTTTTACCTCCTCACCAACCAAACAAGTACTGTTCACTCTATTATACAACACCCAAGTTGTTAATAACCGTCTCCATCATTTGATTCACTGCTGTGATAACCCTGGCAGAAGCATTAAAAGCCTGCTGATATTTGACAAGGTTAGTCATCTCCTCGTCTATAGAAACACCCATCACTCTTTCTTTTTCAAGACTTATCTCACTATTCAACATTTCACTGTTTAGCCTCATTTTATCTGCTGTTTCTCCCTTAACTCCTATATCTGTAACAATATTTCCTAAAAAGTTCGAAAAACCAACCCTCCCATTATCTAATACGGAATTATCATACATCTTGGATATTTCATCCCATACACTAACGTTTCCTGCACCAGTGGGAGAATAATTAATATCATAATAACCCAAGTCGGTTGCAAGTAAAGATGGATTCTCTTTTAAGTTAGACGATACAGAAATTTGATTGACTATTCCTAACTCGTTATCTATTTTCAAAAGATCAGCTTCAGAAAACTTTTCATCTATTTGTTCAGGGCTTATATCTGGAGAAATCAGTGTAACGATATTGTTAGAATCATCTTCGATAAATCCTAAAGCATTGAATAATTTTTCAGGACCCTTTATAGTAACGTTCTTTAAGTCAAAATCTATTAGATTTCCAGCTCTCAACACAAATGAGCCATGTGGAGTTACAGAAGCGGTAACCCCTGTGTTTGTGGCATTGATTTTATCAACCAAGTCATAAGCAGTGTCTTTAAGAGGGTTGATCTCGATTCTTATTCCATTTATACTCATTTCTATTTTTTCATTTGAACCTAATAAATTATTCAAAGTAGGTTTTGAGGTATCTAAGGCGTCTAATGTTATTCTTTGTGCGTCATTTTCTGAAAGAGAACCATCTATGTCGTTCAATACGATGGTATCCAAATCAGCATTTGGAACTTTCTTCGTGGGAAGTATGTATATAAACTTCTTTATAAGATCACCCTGATCATTCCTTATTTCTCTTTCTAGAGCTTTCAAATAACCTCCAGAATCGCTATTTATTTTTGATACTAAATCCGTAGCATTTGAAAAATATATAGGATCAGTCTCATTCGGCACTTCAAGCTTAATTTCGCCAGGGATGATAAGCTTTGGAGGAACTATTGAATAATCCTCTTCTATTTTGTATGCCTCAATTTCTTTAGTAGGGAAACCGTATTCCCTGAGAAAATCTCCTTCTATATCAACTAGTAGTTTGTCTTGAAAACCAGAAGTATCATCAAAATAAATAGCATTATTTGTTGAATCATATTTTATTGAATTGCTATCGTCATATGGGGAAGGAGAAGTTGCAGAATAATCTACTGAGTAAAGATCGAAATTATTTAAATCAATTGAAGGATCACTATAAAAACTGCTTAAACTCGTGACGTGCTTAATTGTGTCTGGATGGAATACGTCCGAATTTCCTGCTATCCTGAAAAATCTTGAATCTTCAAAACCTCTTTTGGTACTTATATCAGCAAAAAAGTTGGCACCTGTTATAGTTCCTGTTGAATCCCACCCTTCTTTATAAATAAGATTAGTTGTATCGACTAAATACAAACCAAACTCATCGAGTTGTTGTTGATAAGAAGGGATGATTTCATCTCTCAATTCAAAAAGTGCAGACATTTTTCCATCGTTAAAAGTCAACAAATTGCTACCTACATAGGCGTAATATGCATCATTTGTTTCTGCAATGGTTAAGGATCTTATCTCTTGATAACTACTTCCATTTAAAACTACTTTATCCCCCATACTCAAAGAAATTTGACCATTTGAATGACTTGTTATTCTTATATTGGAAAGTTCTGAAAGTTTATCCAACAATCTATCCCTCTCATCAAGCAAATCATTAGGGGAACCACTCATTGAACTTGATGTGAGTATCTTTTGATTTAAATCGGCAATCCTTTTCAAATAACCGTTTATTTCGTCTATTCTGAGCTTTATTTCACTGTTTATATCATTTTTTAATTCTTCTAACCTATAGTTAAGATCTTTCATGGTGTTAACTAATTCTTCCGCTCGAGATACAACCTGAGTTTTAGCGGCTTCATTTGATGGATCAGTTTTCAACTCCTCGATTGATGCCCAGTAAGAATCATACATATTTCTCAAACCCGTTTCTCCAGGTTCACCAAACAATTGTTCAATATAATGCACATTAGAATATATATTTTCCCAATAATTCAAACGAGAAGAAGTTTCTCGAAATTGCAAATCTAAAAATTCGTCTCTCACTCGTTGAATATCGCTTACCGTAGAACCAGTTCCAAAAGATAAAGCTGCTCCCCCACTCCCTATCGTTGTTAAATTAATAGGGTTGGTAGTCACAATAACAGGACTCTGCCTAGAAAAACCCTGGGTATTAGAATTAGAAATATTATGGGCGACAACGCTCATAGCGATTTTATTGGTATAAACTCCTAGTAAACCCGTGTTCAATAGGCCGTTCAAAGTCATTGCACACACGCTAACCCCTCCAACTTCTTGAAGTTAAATCTTTGTTCAATCTACTACCCTTTTGAGAGTAAGTTTTGCTGTTCGTAATCGATTCAGGATTCAAAATTTGATATATAAAATTGTTCAAGTTAGATTGAAATGAAATGATGTTACTTAAAAGATCGATTTCACTCACTAACTCCTTTAAATTTTTAACTAGTTCTGAAAAGAGAAGTGCAATTTCATAATCATTCTTTGAAAAATAATCAATAATCGATTCTAATTTGTTCTGTATTCTTTCTTCCAAACATATTTTCGATATTAACTGTGCTCTTAAACCTTCTATTTTTTTAAAGTTACTTGCTAATTTTTCAATCTTCAAAAGGGTTGAATTAATCTCTTCGATAGATGCTTTTTTTACTAAGCTTTCCCTAAGGTTATAAAAAGATTTTTTTAACTCTATTAAACTAACGTTCTCTTCCTTTAATACTTTTTTTATCGCTTCTAAATCATTACTAATGTTGGTCACCTACTTCACTCAAACATTTTGTTTACAATTTGGTCTACATTGATATTATACGAGCCATTTTCAATAGATTCCTTCAATTTCGATACCAGTTCTTGTCGAATTTCTGGTATCTTACTTGATAGTTCTATATACTTCTTTGATTCTCCTGTAATCCTATTTGCACTTTCTAGGTTTTCAGATTTTACCTGCCTCTTAATAAAATCCTTATCAAGCCTTTTTCGATTTATTTTATCTAAATTATTACCATCAGCAGGATTGATATTGTTGATATCCATAATTTAGTCCCTCCTTTCAACAATTTGAATTTCATATGTATTATCGTCCACAATTATTATAACATTAGAAGTTTGTAGCAAAATTATTTTTTTCCAAAGACTTTTATACCTTTGTAGCAATAATAAAGAAATATAAATTTAAAAATTTTATTTATTTTTTTACTTGACTTTTCTATTTTTTAGGTATATAATTTTTTTAGACAAACCTAAAAAATAGATATTTCATAAATAAAAAATCATCAAATAGGAGGTAGGTAAATATGGAAGGAAGGATTCCTTTAATTGGAGAAAAGTTTCCTGAAATGAAAGTATTAACAACGGACGGTGCAAAAGAACTACCAAAAGACTACAAAGGAAAATGGTTGGTGCTCTTCAGCCATCCAGGAGATTTTACACCTGTTTGTACAACAGAATTTGTTGAATTTGCAAAAAAGCATGAAGATTTCAAAAAGATCAACACGGAACTTTTAGGACTTTCTGTTGATGCCGTTCATTCACATATCAAATGGATGGAATGGATCAAAGATAACCTTGGAGTAGAAATTACTTTCCCTATAATAGCTGATACAATGGGAAGAGTAGCCTCAAGATTGGGAATGGTAGACCCCGAAAAAGGTTCCGCAACTGTTAGAGCAGTTTTCATCTTAGATCCTGAAGGAACCATTAGATTGATCATGTACTATCCTTCTGAGGTTGGAAGATACATCGAGGAAATATACCGAGCTGTAAGAGCTTTACAATTGGCAGACAAAAACAAGGTAGTAACCCCAGCCAATTGGCCCGAAAACTCGATATTTGGAAGTAAAGTAATAATTCCACCAGCATCAACTTATGCTGAAGCAATGAAGAGAAAAACGTCAGCCGAAGAAGGATACGATTGGTGGCTAAAGGTTAAAGAAGTTAAAGAATAATACTAAACCCCAGCTAGTAGGAAGTAGATAAGATATTATCTACTTCCTACTTTTTTATGATACAATTATGAATATAAAATCGAATGAAATTAGACACTATTCATGGGAGGCGCTTTGAAGGTTGCGTAAAGATAGAATAGAAAAACTTCTCAATAAGATGGCAAAAAATAATATTTATCAGGCAATAATATCCTCACCACCTTCTCTTTACTATTTTCTGAATGAGTGGTTTGAACCCGGTGAAAGATTGTTGGTATTATTCGTAAATACTTCTGGCGAAGTTAAATTGCTAGTCAACGAATTGTTCCCGGTAAATACTGTTGAAGAAGAAAATTTAATCAAATATTCTGATTCAGAAGATCCCCTTAAAATTTTATCTTCTCTTATTGAAAAAGATAAACCTATAGGCATAGATGGAAGTTGGGAAACCCGTTTTCTTTTAGGTTTAATGGATATTATTAAAGATTTATCTTTAAAACAGCTTTCTCCAATAATTAGTGAATTAAGGATGGTAAAAGATGTTGATGAAATAGCGTTAATGAGGTCTTCTTCTTTATTAAATGACTCAGCTATGGAAAAGGTTATAGACCTAGTATCAGAGATGCTTCCAGAAAAATACTTAGCCAAAGCCATCAAAAATATTTTCGAAAGAGAAGGAGCCGATGGAGTTTCTTTTGAACCTATAGTAGGATACGGTCAGAATACTGCTAATCCTCATCATATGCCTACTAATGCAAAGTTAAAAGATGGAGATGTCGTATTACTAGACATGGGTTGCATAAAAAATTATTATTGTTCAGATATGACAAGAACAGTCTTTTTTGGCAAACCTATTGAAACCTTGAAAAATATTTATCATATAGTTTTAGAAGCCAATTTAAAAGCTATTGAAAAAATAAAACCTGGCCTTAAGGCGTCTGAAATTGATGCTACCTCGCGTAATTATATAGAAAGCAAAGGATATGGAAAGTACTTTACTCATCGAACAGGGCATGGTGTAGGGATAGAGATTCATGAAAAACCTTACATATCTTCAAATAGCGAAGAAATTCTAACACCTGGCATGATCTTTTCAATAGAACCGGGAATCTATTTACCTGGTGTCGGCGGAGTAAGAATAGAAGATCTGGTTTTGGTGACTGATAATGGTTGTGAAGTATTAAATAGGTATCCAAAAGATTTCTTGGTAATTTAATCACTTCTTATGCTTTCGATCAATTCTTTGCTACTAATTGAAACTAGAGTCTTTTTTCACTAATTTAGTTAGTACCCTCCGCTTCGCTGAACTCATTTTGATTTTCTTTCACACTTAACAATCCTAAAAGTATGGTATAATAAAAGTACAGATACTTCAATTTTTTTGAGATAGGAGGTGGATGAATGTATAAAAATATGACTTTTGAGGAAATTTTAAATAAAATTTCATCCACAGATCCAGCTTCGGCTGGAGAAACTGTCACAGCTTTAGTAGGGGCTTTAGCGTCTGCACTGGGTTACATGGTTGCAAATTACACTATCTCCAATGAAAATGACAAGGATTATGAAAATACGCTAGAAGTAGCTTTAGAAAATCTTATAGACATCAAAGAAAAACTTATGGAATACGCTGAAGAGTCTTCTAAATATTCAGAAAGGATCCAGAATGTCATGGAAGGAAAAGATAAGGACAAATCTTTAACAGGTGCCGCCATATTTTCTTTCAACATGGCAAAATCATCTTATAACATTCTAAAAAATTGCTTTACCTTGTACAAATATGGCAACCCCGTACTAAAACCAGAAGCAAAAATCACTTGTTATTTAGCATGGGCAACGTTGAATTCCGCCATTATTTCTGTTGAAGCAAATTTAGAAAAAATAAAAGAGGAAAAAGTAAGACAAAACCTTTTAAATGATACAATAGAGTTCAAGAATGAAGCGGATTCCTTGTTAAAGGATTTGAAGGAGGAAATAAAAAATTAATGGATGATTCACCTATAAAATTTGAATTAATTCATATTGATAGATACACTGGGGCTAGGCGTGGGCGAATCGTCACAAAACATGGCACTATTGAAACACCAGTTTTTATGCCTGTAGGTACGAATGCAACCGTAAAAACTTTAACTAACTCGTTATTAAACGATATCAATACTGAGATAATATTAGCTAATGCTTTTCATCTTTACTTAAGACCAGGCTTAGAGGTTCTTGAGCATTTTCAAGGTCTTCATAACTTCATGAACTGGGAGAAGCCGATTTTGACAGATAGCGGAGGGTTTCAGGTATTTTCCTTACCAAACACTAGATTAACTGATGAAAAAGTAATTTTCAAATCTCCACTGGATGGTTCTCAAATAGAGTTAACTCCCGAGAAATCTTTGGATATACAAAAAGTAATTGGATCAGATATTGCAATGGTTTTAGATGTATGTATAAACTCCTTGTCTGGGTACGATGCTGTAAAAGATAGTGTGCAAAAAACTTTTAATTGGGCTTTAAGATCCAAACGATATCATAATAGCAACGGACAGGCATTATTCGGTATAGTTCAAGGAGGCCTCTTTGAAGATTTAAGAAATCTCAGTTTGTCTCAGATAACCTCTTTAGATTTCGATGGTTATGCCTTAGGAGGATTAGCCGTAGGAGAAAAATACCAAGATTCTGAAAAGATTTTAAAAGCTTTTGGAAATAAATTACCTGAAAACAAACCAAGATACATAATGGGGATAGGTTCTCCCACCATGATGTTTTTATCTGTAGAAAACGGTTTGGATATGTTCGATTGCGTCTTACCAACAAGAATGGGAAGACACGGAACAGCATTAACCTGGAAAGGAAAACTAAACTTAAAATCCTCAGAGGTTAAATTTGATCAAAAACCTATTGATGAAAAATGTGATTGTTATACATGTAAAAATCATTCACGTGGTTACATACACCATCTTTTTAAAAAAGATGAGGTACTCGGGAAAATCCTTTTAAGCATTCACAATCTGCGATTCAACATTTCTCTGGTAGAGAAAATGAGAGAAGCTATAGAAAATGACGAATTTAAATTTTTTAAAGATGAATTTTTTAGCAGTTCAACATATTCTTTAACTAATTAAAGCACTAGAAAGGAGGGATCCCCAGTGAAATCGTTTATAAAGTACTACAATGAAATAAAACCTTTATATCAAAACAAATTAGACCTTACCAAAAAATTCCAAGAGATCCCCAGTCTTTTTTCAGAAAGTGTAAGCAAGTTACTAGAAAACATTTATGGAGAAGATAACTTAGATAGAAAACTTATAGAAAGTTATATAGAATTCGATCCAGATAAAGAGCCTTATTTTAAATTAAAAAAAGAACTGATGAATTTTTTAGTTGAAGATTGGACTGATAGTGATCTTCCAAGCATTTTAGAAAAAATGGCTAAAGCTGCCTACGCTAGATATAAACATATAATTGAAGATCATGATAGAACCGAAACATTTAGAATGGAATGAAAAATAGAGTTAAAAAAAATTTGTCAAACCTGGGGCAGCATCCCCAGGTTTATAAGTTATAAATAAAATTAGAGAAAGGTAATCAAATGGATGATAAAAATAAAGATATAACTAAAATAAAAGATATGTTTTGGAAAGCTTTATTCCTTTTATACATAGTTTTTATTATATATCTATCGGTTTCCAAACCCATAATTAATTATAGTAGTTTCAAAGGAGAAGACAAAATAGTTCATTTTGTTTCGTATTTTTTGGGTGCCGATTTTTTCTTTATGGCTTTTTTCAAAAAAAGTAAAAGATCTTATTTTATACTTTTTTTGATTTTTTTTCTTTTAGTTCCCTTACTAACAGAATATTTTCAAAAATTCAGTATTTATCATACATATAGCCATTTAGACATGGTTGCAAGTTATTTAGGTGCCGTTTGTGGTTCTCTTTTTTTTGCCTTCAAATATAAGGCTTTCAATTAGTTTAAAAAAGTATGAAGAGGTGCGTTTCTTTTGAAAGAAGTAAAATATGCTATAGTTTACCTGAATATTGATCCCAATTATGCAAAGTTGAATAATCTCCCTGTAAAATTACCTATTTTAGTGGAAGATTTTCAAAAAGCAAGAAAAACCAATAAAATACCTTTGGACATAATTATTAGAGGATTAGAAGCTCAAATTGATATAGATAAAAACAATCGATATTACTTATCTTACTTGGTTTATTATTATTATGAAGCTTTTAAAAAATCCCTCAACGATTCAGATTTTGAAAAGGCTAAGGAATTTTTAGATAAGGCAGGTAAAACTTACCCCGATTATCGATTGCATTTTTATACTGGATTATACTACAAAAAATTAGGAAATCTTGAACTGGCAGAGTTACATTTAAAACAATCAATAAAAGAAAAGCCAAATTTTGCATATGGTTATTATGAACTCGGTAATCTTATGTATGAAAGAAATGTATACGACGAAGCAATAGAATATTATTCTAAATCCGTCGAACTTGAAAAGGACTTTACGTTAGGGTTTCTGAAAATGGCAGATGTATACATGGAAAATGGCAGATTTGAAGAAGCTATACCCCTTCTACAAAAATGCATAGAAATTGATGAAAAATTCGTTCCTGCCTATGAAAGATTGGGTGTTGCTCTGAATATGCTTCAACGCTATAAAGATGCACACAAAGTCCACCAAAAAGCTTTAGAAATAGATAGCAATAGATATGAAATTTATTATAACGATGCTCATTCATTGGCTAGATTAGGAAACCACAACGAATCAATAAAAGCTTTAGAAAAAGCCGCCTCTTTGAATGAAACAGATTATATACTTCACGAATTAGCTTTGGAATATAAAAACATGGGAAGATACTTACAAGCAATTGAAACAGAGGAAAAAGCTTTAAAATTAGCTTCAGAAGAAAATAAAGACCTTATTGTTTTAACTTTATTAAAACTCTATGTAATAATAGAAGACGAAGAACAAGTGGAAAAATATTTTGAAATTTTAAATTTGAATTCTGACTTTCACGAAGCTGCTGTTAATTTCAAAGTATTGTTCGAATTATCCCAAGGTAGAGTAGAAAAAGTGAAAGAGATATTATTAGGAGAATCCGTATCAAGTTTTACTCTACTAATAGATAAATTAGATAGATTAGATTTTTACATCTCCAAACTTGAAGATTTTACAGATAAAAATATCTCTGACTCAATATTTGAAAGTATAGACGAATTTGGCAACATCGACCCTTTTACTTTGTCGGAGCATCTGGTAGCTAAAGGAATAGAACGTCCATTCATTAGCTGGTTAAAAGAGAGTTCAATAGAGTCAAAGTCATATCCAGATGGTGTTGAATTACTCACAAACGGCCTACTTCTTTCTGGCTTTAATTACGGCCTATCGGAAAGGGTAGCAACAACTATATCACAGTTTCTTTGGAAAGACGGTGATGGGTTAGCTTTCGGTAGATTACTCTTAAGATTCTACCAAGATCGAATCTTAGGAGAATCGTTACCCTTAGAGCACTTTATTCAAGAAAATGTGGAAGAAATCAAAGATATGTCTTTTACTTTTGCCCAAATATTTGCTAATTACGAAGAACATTTGATGGATTTCGACTCGATAGTAGATTTTAAAATAAATAACTTTAAAGATGCTCTAAAAGTTTTTTTGTCCATGTCTAGAATACAAACTACAGCCGAAGAAATAACTTCAGTCAAATTCAAAGATCATAACACAAAAATTTTATCTTTATTCATACAGAATCTTAACTCGATTTCCAACTCTTTTTTGCAGTAAATTCCATACCAAAAATAAATTTTTTAGAGGTGCTACATGAAAAATTATTTAATAATATTTGTAGTGATTTTATTTTCCACTATTACTTTTGCTTTGAATATAAATATTCTCTCCCCACAAGAGAATGCCCAAAACGTCGATATAAGAACTTCTTTTAGATGGCAAACCATAGACGCAGAAGGAAAAGAGCTTAGATATAAGATCTATATCTCTGAAGATGCCAATATAGACGAAAAAGATTTGAAATTGGAA encodes the following:
- a CDS encoding chemotaxis protein CheW, whose translation is MPSELKIVTFNIGKEKFGLDIMNVDAVIEYEETTKLPNASDYFEGVINYRNEEVLPIINLRRKFKMSDFEDRSHAKVIVLKIDQRRVGIMVDDVKNVRSIDPNLINEKPNIGGMRGADFISGIARLEDGMLVILDIDKLLTEEEKVAIDEVINN
- a CDS encoding cupin domain-containing protein, encoding MSQEKAIIGKAKEVKPLIINNEMTKDVEKRILIGKSNYGAPNFVMRLFTVKPGGYSPKHSHRWEHEIFIVKGKAEVYDGEKYNAVEAGSFVYVPGGIEHQLKNAGDEDLEFICVIPTSADEE
- a CDS encoding carbon storage regulator, producing the protein MLILSRKIGESIVIQVGNRKIKLIMVEQDNGNIKIGFEAPKDIKIYREEVYEEIVKQNKASLESDVNRLGKIKTSIPKLVKKDKKQNT
- the fliW gene encoding flagellar assembly protein FliW, which translates into the protein MIKEYETKLGSVKIETEKTIIFEYGIPGFEDLKQFVLLEPEDTYPIMWLASLEDKKVAFPVTFPQLIRNDYQFALPQDLTEYLELEKPEDAIILSILTIPEKEDEITINLAAPIIISQKNHKGVQYLIENEEYKIRHLLKEELERSNAILSVQKDGE
- the flgL gene encoding flagellar hook-associated protein FlgL — translated: MRITENLLSSRTLNDIQDVLRKYSDLNSQLTSGKKVRYPSDNAAVATRISNLDSRLREIERYKTNVETAQNYVNMYDTALQEVSSIYLRVKELAVRGANDTLTKEDKVAISEELNKINTQLVSIANTEISGNYVFGGAKNNQKVVEIDSEGNFKIIMPPEANIRQKISVGGQDIEYGKTVYDAFVTDYGASIFAIVKRLSNAIEAGDYTSLQSEMENVEEIQNNVLKNLTEVGATQRVLEMTSNRMEEFKSFSTEFLSNEADADMAQVVMELATQQNVLQAALKAAGNIIPPTLADFL
- the flgK gene encoding flagellar hook-associated protein FlgK, with amino-acid sequence MTLNGLLNTGLLGVYTNKIAMSVVAHNISNSNTQGFSRQSPVIVTTNPINLTTIGSGGAALSFGTGSTVSDIQRVRDEFLDLQFRETSSRLNYWENIYSNVHYIEQLFGEPGETGLRNMYDSYWASIEELKTDPSNEAAKTQVVSRAEELVNTMKDLNYRLEELKNDINSEIKLRIDEINGYLKRIADLNQKILTSSSMSGSPNDLLDERDRLLDKLSELSNIRITSHSNGQISLSMGDKVVLNGSSYQEIRSLTIAETNDAYYAYVGSNLLTFNDGKMSALFELRDEIIPSYQQQLDEFGLYLVDTTNLIYKEGWDSTGTITGANFFADISTKRGFEDSRFFRIAGNSDVFHPDTIKHVTSLSSFYSDPSIDLNNFDLYSVDYSATSPSPYDDSNSIKYDSTNNAIYFDDTSGFQDKLLVDIEGDFLREYGFPTKEIEAYKIEEDYSIVPPKLIIPGEIKLEVPNETDPIYFSNATDLVSKINSDSGGYLKALEREIRNDQGDLIKKFIYILPTKKVPNADLDTIVLNDIDGSLSENDAQRITLDALDTSKPTLNNLLGSNEKIEMSINGIRIEINPLKDTAYDLVDKINATNTGVTASVTPHGSFVLRAGNLIDFDLKNVTIKGPEKLFNALGFIEDDSNNIVTLISPDISPEQIDEKFSEADLLKIDNELGIVNQISVSSNLKENPSLLATDLGYYDINYSPTGAGNVSVWDEISKMYDNSVLDNGRVGFSNFLGNIVTDIGVKGETADKMRLNSEMLNSEISLEKERVMGVSIDEEMTNLVKYQQAFNASARVITAVNQMMETVINNLGVV
- the flgN gene encoding flagellar export chaperone FlgN gives rise to the protein MTNISNDLEAIKKVLKEENVSLIELKKSFYNLRESLVKKASIEEINSTLLKIEKLASNFKKIEGLRAQLISKICLEERIQNKLESIIDYFSKNDYEIALLFSELVKNLKELVSEIDLLSNIISFQSNLNNFIYQILNPESITNSKTYSQKGSRLNKDLTSRSWRG
- a CDS encoding flagellar biosynthesis anti-sigma factor FlgM, coding for MDINNINPADGNNLDKINRKRLDKDFIKRQVKSENLESANRITGESKKYIELSSKIPEIRQELVSKLKESIENGSYNINVDQIVNKMFE
- a CDS encoding peroxiredoxin; the encoded protein is MEGRIPLIGEKFPEMKVLTTDGAKELPKDYKGKWLVLFSHPGDFTPVCTTEFVEFAKKHEDFKKINTELLGLSVDAVHSHIKWMEWIKDNLGVEITFPIIADTMGRVASRLGMVDPEKGSATVRAVFILDPEGTIRLIMYYPSEVGRYIEEIYRAVRALQLADKNKVVTPANWPENSIFGSKVIIPPASTYAEAMKRKTSAEEGYDWWLKVKEVKE
- a CDS encoding M24 family metallopeptidase, which codes for MRKDRIEKLLNKMAKNNIYQAIISSPPSLYYFLNEWFEPGERLLVLFVNTSGEVKLLVNELFPVNTVEEENLIKYSDSEDPLKILSSLIEKDKPIGIDGSWETRFLLGLMDIIKDLSLKQLSPIISELRMVKDVDEIALMRSSSLLNDSAMEKVIDLVSEMLPEKYLAKAIKNIFEREGADGVSFEPIVGYGQNTANPHHMPTNAKLKDGDVVLLDMGCIKNYYCSDMTRTVFFGKPIETLKNIYHIVLEANLKAIEKIKPGLKASEIDATSRNYIESKGYGKYFTHRTGHGVGIEIHEKPYISSNSEEILTPGMIFSIEPGIYLPGVGGVRIEDLVLVTDNGCEVLNRYPKDFLVI